From Tautonia plasticadhaerens, the proteins below share one genomic window:
- a CDS encoding helix-turn-helix domain-containing protein: MNDADVLPPFGPLPEDLSSLGLPAGALLLLEKFRFFYCRSRRFCWPSDEELSRRTGLSIHQVRRGLRCLGQAGLIRRQRTTRRLENSRVLRRRFIDLLFVEPGAGAQPDRAPAPNGRVHRRAPARTQEVVVVEGRENFERPDPDRRGRRRPEPTPMTTAAGTRSPALAATALEALEASGEGRYATSVPVRARPAPVSDAVRAAGRPGEAMARAFARLGVEMPTPTPSMPPPSTLEPPQVPTASPASARSRPVLTTEALEALAAGGDPVLVGELARRKAARARREAAGATRPPATTAELLGRIREDPSYVSQAAQALASELGDERSWRGLHAICRRAFEGRVEPEALVYALGKAKGPKVQKPGAIFTLEVGRWRGP; this comes from the coding sequence ATGAACGATGCCGACGTCCTGCCACCCTTCGGGCCGCTCCCCGAAGACCTCTCCTCCCTCGGCCTGCCGGCCGGCGCCCTGCTCCTGCTGGAGAAGTTCAGGTTCTTCTACTGCCGCTCCCGCCGCTTCTGCTGGCCCTCGGACGAGGAGCTGTCGCGCCGGACCGGCCTCTCCATCCACCAGGTCCGCCGTGGCCTCCGATGCCTCGGACAGGCCGGCTTGATTCGCCGCCAGAGAACCACGCGCCGACTCGAAAACAGCCGCGTCCTCCGTCGCCGCTTCATCGACCTGCTCTTCGTCGAGCCGGGCGCCGGCGCCCAACCCGACCGGGCGCCGGCGCCCAATGGTCGTGTGCATCGACGTGCGCCGGCGCGCACTCAAGAAGTCGTAGTCGTTGAAGGCCGAGAGAACTTCGAGAGGCCGGATCCCGATCGACGAGGACGACGGCGACCCGAGCCGACCCCAATGACCACCGCCGCCGGCACCCGATCCCCGGCCCTTGCGGCCACCGCCCTGGAGGCCTTGGAGGCCTCCGGGGAGGGCCGGTACGCGACCTCCGTGCCGGTCCGAGCACGACCCGCCCCCGTGTCGGACGCGGTGAGAGCCGCCGGGCGGCCCGGTGAGGCGATGGCGCGGGCGTTCGCCAGGCTCGGGGTCGAGATGCCGACCCCGACGCCGTCGATGCCCCCGCCTTCGACACTCGAGCCGCCTCAGGTCCCCACGGCATCGCCCGCATCTGCTCGCTCGCGGCCGGTGCTGACAACCGAGGCGCTGGAGGCCCTGGCCGCCGGCGGCGACCCGGTGCTGGTCGGGGAGCTGGCCCGGCGCAAGGCGGCCCGGGCACGTCGGGAGGCAGCGGGGGCGACCCGGCCGCCGGCCACGACGGCCGAGCTGCTGGGGCGGATCCGTGAGGACCCGAGCTACGTGAGCCAGGCGGCGCAGGCGCTGGCGTCGGAGCTGGGAGACGAGCGTTCGTGGCGTGGACTGCACGCGATCTGCCGTCGTGCATTCGAGGGGCGAGTGGAGCCGGAAGCGCTCGTGTACGCGTTGGGTAAGGCCAAGGGTCCGAAGGTGCAAAAGCCCGGGGCGATCTTCACTTTGGAGGTGGGCCGATGGAGGGGACCATGA
- a CDS encoding helix-turn-helix domain-containing protein, with protein sequence MTRETDRRARDTARAKGQEIIDGLRELAEALEAGEPLGRRFTVRTYRIAPPPEYRGADVRRVRGLMSLSQAAFAAFLGVDRSTVRSWEQGLRPPSPVSCRLMSEIESDPPHWRRRLADCLAGAEPEEVPAVDEDKPKQRRTKAAGEVG encoded by the coding sequence ATGACCCGAGAGACCGACCGGCGCGCCCGAGACACGGCCCGGGCCAAGGGGCAGGAGATCATCGACGGCTTGCGCGAGCTGGCCGAGGCGCTGGAGGCCGGCGAGCCCCTTGGGCGGCGCTTCACGGTGCGGACGTACCGGATCGCCCCGCCGCCGGAGTACCGCGGCGCGGACGTGCGACGCGTGCGCGGGTTGATGTCGCTAAGTCAGGCCGCTTTCGCGGCGTTCCTCGGGGTGGACCGGTCGACCGTGCGGTCGTGGGAGCAGGGCCTGCGGCCGCCGAGTCCGGTGTCGTGCCGACTGATGTCGGAGATCGAGTCCGACCCGCCCCACTGGCGGCGCCGGCTGGCGGACTGCCTCGCCGGTGCCGAGCCGGAGGAAGTCCCGGCGGTGGACGAGGATAAGCCCAAACAGCGGCGGACGAAGGCCGCCGGCGAAGTGGGATGA
- a CDS encoding site-specific integrase: MVIGEDGRPELPPVLLGRATPTVAAQVQGFYNADAEIFERWVTRRSSRHTQRAYRQDVMAFCELMGIDWPGDATRLLAVAVADVLAFRDLIVPEDLAPKTINRRIASLSSLYKYLQGAASELRLPITVPNPAHAQFIARSSTDPREERRALSATRARQLIGLPVGDSVLDYRDRAILKFFLYSGARIGTGCRLKVSDFHQDGDEATIALHEKGDRRRKIGLHFAAAQAIAEYIDRAKQTKGPLFRARRHWRLEELSNMPISPVTMYTLLQGYLSRLPGAMREEESVDEEGTATKVKRCIYTAPLHPGDDGHPAPGRGDRHHQGQGAARAPARDHHADLRQATTECKGGGLARRPDLTPLPGPIGGVPALAICTTRSYTLRGPGGLGSMNEFDPARWPTFLELPGFTRAWSALELGDADLTALQSLILRGPGRYPVVAGTGGLRKIRFARPGAGRGKSGSYRVCYAGFLGHGVVVLAMVYGKGERADLTAAQRKAIASALRAIDEQLKGEVR, encoded by the coding sequence GTGGTCATCGGCGAGGACGGCCGGCCCGAGCTGCCGCCGGTCCTCCTCGGCCGCGCGACGCCGACGGTCGCGGCCCAGGTCCAGGGCTTCTACAACGCAGATGCCGAGATCTTCGAGCGCTGGGTCACCCGCCGATCGTCCCGGCACACGCAGCGGGCCTACCGCCAGGACGTCATGGCCTTCTGCGAGCTCATGGGGATCGACTGGCCTGGCGACGCCACGCGGCTCCTGGCCGTCGCCGTGGCCGACGTGCTGGCCTTCCGGGATCTGATTGTCCCAGAGGACCTGGCGCCCAAGACCATCAACCGCCGCATCGCCTCGCTCTCGAGCTTGTACAAGTACCTCCAGGGCGCCGCCTCGGAACTCAGGCTCCCGATCACCGTGCCGAACCCGGCCCACGCCCAGTTCATCGCCCGCAGCTCCACCGATCCGCGCGAAGAGCGCCGGGCCCTCTCGGCTACGAGGGCCCGGCAGCTCATCGGCCTGCCCGTCGGCGACTCGGTGCTTGACTACCGCGACCGGGCGATCCTGAAGTTCTTCCTCTACTCCGGGGCCCGCATCGGCACCGGCTGCCGGCTGAAGGTCAGCGACTTCCACCAGGACGGCGACGAGGCGACGATCGCCCTGCACGAGAAGGGCGACCGGCGGCGGAAGATCGGCCTGCACTTCGCCGCAGCCCAGGCGATCGCCGAGTACATCGACAGGGCGAAGCAGACCAAGGGGCCGCTGTTCCGGGCCCGCCGCCACTGGCGGCTCGAGGAGCTGAGCAACATGCCGATCTCGCCGGTGACGATGTACACCCTGCTCCAGGGCTACCTGTCCCGGCTGCCCGGGGCGATGCGAGAGGAAGAGAGCGTCGACGAGGAGGGGACGGCGACGAAGGTCAAGCGGTGCATCTACACGGCCCCACTCCATCCGGGCGACGACGGCCACCCTGCTCCTGGACGCGGGGACAGACATCATCAAGGTCAAGGAGCTGCTCGGGCACCGGCACGTGACCACCACGCAGATCTACGACAAGCAACGACGGAGTGCAAAGGAGGGGGCCTCGCACGACGTCCCGATCTGACCCCCCTACCCGGCCCGATCGGCGGCGTCCCGGCCCTGGCGATCTGTACGACCCGGTCGTATACTTTGCGTGGGCCGGGAGGACTCGGGTCCATGAACGAATTCGACCCGGCCCGGTGGCCGACGTTCCTCGAGCTACCCGGCTTCACCCGGGCTTGGTCGGCCCTCGAGCTGGGCGACGCCGACCTGACAGCCCTCCAATCCCTGATCCTCCGGGGGCCGGGCCGGTACCCGGTCGTCGCGGGGACCGGCGGCCTGCGGAAGATCCGGTTCGCCCGGCCCGGCGCCGGACGGGGCAAGAGCGGCTCGTACCGCGTCTGCTACGCCGGCTTTCTGGGGCACGGCGTCGTGGTCCTGGCAATGGTCTACGGCAAGGGGGAGCGTGCCGACCTGACGGCGGCCCAGCGGAAGGCCATCGCGTCCGCGCTGCGGGCGATCGACGAGCAGCTCAAAGGAGAGGTCCGATGA
- a CDS encoding amidohydrolase family protein — MDDRRRFLHGMAALAAAGTRAGRRVDAADSGPLAEDDGAMPLIDTHVHLWDLHRLRLPWIEPGSPLDRDHLPEDYATAAQGLGVARAVYMEVDIDPARHVAEAEYVIDLCRRRVGPLVAAVVGGRPADEGFPAYLDRFRDRPEVKGVRQVLHGPATPPGTCTAPEFVRGIRLLGERGLSFDLCMRPGELRDAARLVDACPGTSFILDHCGNPSVQAADLSAWREDLSRIAERPNLACKVSGIVASAAPGWRAEDLTPVVDHVLVRFGPDRVVFGGDWPVCTRAATLRQWVEALRAIVDGRGEAERRALFHDNALRVYRLEV, encoded by the coding sequence ATGGACGACCGACGCCGGTTCCTCCACGGCATGGCGGCCCTCGCCGCCGCCGGCACCCGGGCCGGGCGGCGCGTCGACGCCGCCGACTCCGGCCCCCTCGCCGAGGACGACGGCGCGATGCCCCTCATCGACACCCACGTCCACCTCTGGGACCTCCACCGCCTCCGCCTCCCCTGGATCGAGCCCGGCTCACCCCTGGACCGCGACCACCTCCCGGAGGACTATGCCACGGCGGCCCAGGGGCTGGGCGTCGCTCGGGCAGTCTACATGGAGGTCGACATCGACCCGGCCCGGCACGTGGCCGAGGCCGAGTACGTCATCGACCTCTGCCGCCGCCGCGTCGGGCCCCTGGTCGCCGCCGTCGTCGGCGGGCGGCCCGCCGACGAGGGCTTCCCCGCCTACCTCGACCGCTTCCGCGACCGCCCGGAGGTCAAGGGCGTCCGCCAGGTCCTCCACGGCCCCGCCACGCCCCCGGGCACCTGCACCGCTCCCGAGTTCGTCCGGGGCATTCGCCTGCTGGGCGAGCGGGGGCTGAGCTTCGACCTCTGCATGCGCCCCGGCGAATTGCGAGACGCGGCTCGCCTGGTCGACGCCTGCCCCGGCACGTCGTTCATCCTCGACCACTGCGGCAACCCCAGCGTGCAGGCGGCCGACCTGTCGGCCTGGCGGGAGGACCTCTCCCGGATCGCGGAGCGGCCGAACCTGGCCTGCAAGGTCTCGGGCATCGTCGCCTCGGCCGCACCCGGCTGGCGGGCCGAGGACCTGACGCCGGTCGTCGACCACGTGCTGGTGCGCTTCGGCCCCGACCGGGTCGTCTTCGGCGGCGACTGGCCGGTCTGCACGCGGGCGGCGACCCTGAGACAGTGGGTCGAGGCGCTGCGGGCGATCGTCGACGGCCGGGGCGAGGCGGAACGCCGGGCGCTGTTCCACGACAACGCCCTGCGGGTCTATCGCCTGGAGGTCTGA
- a CDS encoding Uma2 family endonuclease: MSTSVSRSRTSPPPAVGAEDRILLRGVDRAFYDHLVAVRGENPNPRIAWFGEDLELMSPSIRHEDLAELLGLLVRIALTALGVEHRGLGRVTMTRPGRPPSKEADACFYIANLAHSPARSARELDLAASPPPDLAIEVEISRPGVPVEAIYAGLGVLELWRCDGQRLRILRLGPNGRYAEQEHSGAVPRVRADDVIPLIARAEELGDLAWTANIERWAREDLAQRPA, encoded by the coding sequence ATGAGCACCAGCGTCTCACGCTCGCGCACCTCCCCGCCGCCCGCCGTCGGGGCCGAGGACCGCATCCTGCTGCGCGGCGTCGACCGCGCCTTCTACGACCACCTCGTCGCCGTCCGCGGCGAGAACCCCAACCCCCGGATCGCCTGGTTCGGCGAGGACCTGGAGCTGATGAGCCCCTCGATCCGCCATGAGGACCTGGCCGAGCTGCTCGGCCTGCTGGTCCGGATCGCCCTCACGGCGTTGGGCGTCGAGCACCGCGGCCTGGGCCGCGTGACCATGACCCGGCCGGGCCGGCCCCCCAGCAAGGAGGCCGACGCCTGCTTCTACATCGCTAACCTCGCCCACTCCCCGGCCCGCTCGGCCAGGGAGCTGGACCTGGCCGCGTCCCCGCCGCCGGACCTGGCCATCGAGGTCGAGATCAGCCGCCCTGGGGTCCCCGTCGAGGCGATCTACGCCGGCCTGGGCGTGCTCGAGCTGTGGCGCTGCGACGGCCAGCGGCTGCGCATCCTCCGGCTGGGCCCCAACGGCCGCTACGCCGAGCAGGAGCACTCGGGCGCCGTCCCCCGGGTGCGGGCCGACGATGTCATTCCCCTGATCGCCCGGGCCGAGGAGCTGGGGGACCTCGCCTGGACGGCAAACATCGAGCGCTGGGCCCGCGAGGACCTGGCCCAACGGCCTGCCTGA
- a CDS encoding PDDEXK family nuclease, protein MCARMVAAGVLDDVQHVELWDGRLVRQTVKLPFHCAFLSNLIAELHRVVPAGWNDGPGSPLALGPWHQPDVGLALIRGGPRDHPDRHPTGAEVGLVVEFLNPSPDDGLGPVVAAFAGGGVPAL, encoded by the coding sequence GTGTGCGCCCGAATGGTCGCCGCCGGCGTCCTTGACGATGTCCAGCACGTCGAACTCTGGGATGGCCGCCTCGTGCGGCAGACCGTCAAGTTGCCGTTCCACTGCGCCTTCCTCAGCAACTTGATCGCTGAGTTGCATCGCGTCGTGCCCGCCGGCTGGAACGACGGGCCGGGCAGCCCGCTGGCGTTGGGGCCGTGGCACCAGCCGGACGTGGGCCTGGCGCTGATCCGCGGCGGGCCCCGCGACCACCCCGACCGGCACCCGACGGGAGCCGAGGTCGGACTAGTGGTAGAATTCCTCAACCCCAGCCCGGACGACGGCCTCGGGCCGGTGGTCGCCGCCTTCGCCGGCGGCGGCGTGCCGGCGCTCTGA